A stretch of Ranitomeya variabilis isolate aRanVar5 chromosome 3, aRanVar5.hap1, whole genome shotgun sequence DNA encodes these proteins:
- the RAP1A gene encoding ras-related protein Rap-1A, protein MREYKLVVLGSGGVGKSALTVQFVQGIFVEKYDPTIEDSYRKQVEVEGQQCMLEILDTAGTEQFTAMRDLYMKNGQGFALVYSITAQSTFNDLQDLREQILRVKDTEDVPMILVGNKCDLEDERVVGKEQGQNLARQWNNCAFLESSAKSKINVNEIFYDLVRQINRKTPVEKKKPKKKSSCLLL, encoded by the exons aCAGTGCAGTTTGTGCAaggaatttttgtggaaaaatatgaccCCACCATAGAAGATTCCTACAGAAAG CAAGTGGAGGTAGAAGGACAGCAATGTATGCTTGAAATTCTCGACACAGCCGGAACT gaaCAGTTCACGGCTATGAGAGATTTGTATATGAAGAATGGTCAGGGATTTGCACTAGTTTACTCTATCACAGCACAGTCCACGTTTAACGACTTGCAAGACTTGAGGGAGCAGATTTTGCGAGTTAAAGACACAGAAGAT GTTCCTATgatattagtgggaaataaatgtgACTTGGAAGATGAGCGGGTAGTTGGCAAAGAGCAGGGACAAAATCTAGCCAGACAGTGGAATAACTGTGCCTTTTTAGAATCTTCTGCAAAGTCCAAAATCAATGTAAATGAG ATCTTTTATGACTTGGTCAGACAGATAAATAGGAAAACACCAGTGGAAAAGAAAAAACCTAAAAAGAAATCATCGTGTCTGCTGCTCTAG